ACCACAATACATGGACGTTGATGCAGGACTTGCCGGTGGAAATGACTTGATTCTGTATCCGGTTGTAACACCATTATCGGATGATACCTTGAAGACAAATTGGGGTCATCAAAATATGCGACGCGCAAGTCACAACATTCTTTATGCAATTGGTAATAGTGGTGCTTATGAAAATGCACACCGTCAATTACCGCAATGGATGTTCCTCTTTGCAGCACTCGACTTTGTTGGAATTGGACTGATTACATTCGGATTAATTAAGACAACCAACAGCAAAAAAATCAAAAAAGAAACAATAAAATAACAGTGAGCAGGTTCAGATACAACAGTCTGAACCTGCTTTTGTCTCTATTGGCAATATGATATAGTAATAGAGAAATGGAGGCTATTATGTTCCAATTATACTTGAGCAATCTTCTTCGCTAATACATATGAAGGAGGACAATACATGAAATTTGTCGAAAATAATACAATTGAATATTCGCAGTTAATGAATTTGTATAAATCTGTAGCGTGGACGGGTTACACCGATTTCCCAAACAAGATGCAGACAATGCTCACGAAGTCATTGTGGTGGTGCGCCTGTTGGGACGGTGAAACACTCATCGGACTGATTCGTGTTGTTGGTGATGGGGTATCCATTGTTTATGTTCAGGATATTTTGGTGGATCCACGATACCAACGCCTTGGTATTGGTGGCAAACTCATGGATAAGATGATGGCGACTTTTACGGCAGTGCGACAAATCGTGTTAATTACAGATAATAAGGAAGAAACACGACGCTTTTACGAATCTGTCGGCATGCGGTCGCTTGAGAAAACACATGGGTGTGGATATATTCGTTATAATTTTGAATGCTAGATGTTTAATAAAGCTGAATCCACAATGTGGGTTTGGCTTTTTTGTGAGGATATTTCTGATAAAACGGGTTGCATTGAGAAAAGGTTAGGTGTATACTAGTATTAAATTAGGCAAGCCTAATAATCATAAAATACAGATTGGTAATACAACAATACGATTGGAGAGAAGGAACAATGAAAAAAGTACTGATACTATTACTTACATCCTTATTAATACTGACAGGATGTACGAATCGAAAAATCGACAATCCGGATGGAAAACTTGTCGTCATTGCCACAACGACAATGGTTACAGATCTTGTAAAAACAATTGGTGGTGACCGAGTGATTGTTGAAGGAATGATGGTTGCCGGCGTAGATCCTCATCTCTATAAAGCAAAACCAAGCGATGTACAAGCGGTCCAAGATGCTGATGTTGTTGCATTCAGTGGGGTTCACTTGGAAGCGAAATTGGATGATGTGCTTACAGGCCTTGAGAAAACAGGCCGAAACATTATTAAGTTAGAAGATGGTTTAGACCCAAGTGATATCATTGAAGATGAAACGCAAGGGGGTCATGATCCACATATATGGTTTGACATTAATCTTTGGAAGAAATCGGCACAACATGTTGCAAATGAGTTGGGTAAGATTGATCCTGAGAACAATGACTATTATCAAGAGAATGCAAAACAGTATATCTCCGAACTGCATGACCTTGAAGTATATATTCAAAATAGAATCAATGAAATACCTGAAGAACAGCGTGTCTTGGTTACCGCACATGATGCTTTCGCTTACTTTGGTCGATACTTTGGAGTGCATGTAGAAGCAATTCAAGGAATATCGACGCAATCGGAAGCAGGAATTGCCGATATTAATCATGTCTCAGATTTGATCGTAAATCGAAAAATTAAAGCAATTTATACGGAATCAAGTGTTCCAAAGAAAACAATTGAAGCTTTGCAAGCGGCAGTTAAGGATCGCGGATTTGAAGTTGAAATCGGTGGTGAAATCTATTCCGATTCACTCAAGGAAAATACAAGTTACATTGAGACTTATAAACTCAATGTCGATACAATTGTGGATAGTCTAAAATAAAGGGAAGGGAAAAAGTATGTCAGAGAAAAAATATGCAATTGAAGTTGAAGATTTAACCGTTACATATGATGTAAAACCCGTGCTTTGGGATTGTGACGTGAAATTTGAAACTGGAAAATTAACAGCAATCGTGGGGCCGAATGGTGCAGGTAAGTCGACCATGATCAAAGCGATTATGGGGCTTCTTAAACCAATTTCGGGAAAAATCACAATTAATGGAAATAGCAAACACGAAGATTATAAGAATATTGCCTATGTTCCTCAAAGTGGCAGTGTTGACTGGGATTTCCCAGCAACCGTTGAAGACATTGTTCTCATGGGACGTTATGGTCATATAGGATGGATCAAACGACCCGGAAAAGAAGATCGTCGCATTGCCGATGAAATGCTTGAACGTGTTGGTATGGGTGCCTATCGTGATCGCCAAATCAGTCAATTATCAGGAGGGCAACAACAACGTGTATTCTTAGCGCGTGCACTTACCCAACAAGCTGATATCTATATCCTTGATGAGCCTTTGAAAGGCGTCGATGTTAAGACTGAAGAAATCTTGATGACACTTTTAAAAGAACTGGCTGCTGCGGGTAAGACTGTGATAGTTGTTCACCATGACCTAACCAGCATTGAAGGATATTTTGACAACATTGCTTTGGTCAACATTAAACTTGTTGCATGGGGAAGTGTGAAAGATACGTTTACACAAGAAAACCTGAAACTTACCTACCATACAGATGTAGGAGGGATTACAAAATCATGATGCAAACAATTATTGATTTGTTTGGAAACTATACATTTCAAATTGTTGCACTTGGTTCAATTGCCTTGGGTGTACTCACAGGTGTTACGGGTACATTTGCAGTCCTTAGAAAACAAAGTCTCTTGGGAGATAGTATTGCCCACTCTGCTTTAGCAGGGATTACAATGGCATTCATTCTAACCAATACCAAAAATACTG
The window above is part of the Erysipelothrix sp. HDW6C genome. Proteins encoded here:
- a CDS encoding GNAT family N-acetyltransferase produces the protein MKFVENNTIEYSQLMNLYKSVAWTGYTDFPNKMQTMLTKSLWWCACWDGETLIGLIRVVGDGVSIVYVQDILVDPRYQRLGIGGKLMDKMMATFTAVRQIVLITDNKEETRRFYESVGMRSLEKTHGCGYIRYNFEC
- a CDS encoding metal ABC transporter solute-binding protein, Zn/Mn family, which produces MKKVLILLLTSLLILTGCTNRKIDNPDGKLVVIATTTMVTDLVKTIGGDRVIVEGMMVAGVDPHLYKAKPSDVQAVQDADVVAFSGVHLEAKLDDVLTGLEKTGRNIIKLEDGLDPSDIIEDETQGGHDPHIWFDINLWKKSAQHVANELGKIDPENNDYYQENAKQYISELHDLEVYIQNRINEIPEEQRVLVTAHDAFAYFGRYFGVHVEAIQGISTQSEAGIADINHVSDLIVNRKIKAIYTESSVPKKTIEALQAAVKDRGFEVEIGGEIYSDSLKENTSYIETYKLNVDTIVDSLK
- a CDS encoding metal ABC transporter ATP-binding protein, translating into MSEKKYAIEVEDLTVTYDVKPVLWDCDVKFETGKLTAIVGPNGAGKSTMIKAIMGLLKPISGKITINGNSKHEDYKNIAYVPQSGSVDWDFPATVEDIVLMGRYGHIGWIKRPGKEDRRIADEMLERVGMGAYRDRQISQLSGGQQQRVFLARALTQQADIYILDEPLKGVDVKTEEILMTLLKELAAAGKTVIVVHHDLTSIEGYFDNIALVNIKLVAWGSVKDTFTQENLKLTYHTDVGGITKS